The following is a genomic window from Candidatus Vondammii sp. HM_W22.
GGTTACAGCAGAAAGGCCTACTGCACTGTTGGATGTCTTGTAAGGCTCAACCACGCCCATTTTCTGGAAAGACGAACCACCTACCGCAGGACCATTGTGGCAGGCAACACAGCCACTTTCTTTAAACAATGTGTAGCCGGCCAACTCAGTGGCAGTGATGGCATCCTTATCACCCAAGAGCCACTGGTCGAACCGTGAGTTGGGTGTGACCAGCGTTTTCTCAAATTCGGCGATAGCCTGGGTTACCATATCGATGTTAACTTTTTCGCTGCCAAATACCTGTTTGAACTCAGTTACATAGGCGGGGATTGAAGTCAAGACATCAATTGCCAATCCATGGGTGAATGCCATCTCACCAGGATTCGCAATGGGGCCTCCGGCCTGTTCTTTCAGGTCTTTTGCCCGGCCATCCCAGAACTGGGCCAGATTCATGCTTGAATTGAGAACGGTTGGTGAATTGATTGGACCCTGTTGCCACTTGTGCCCAATGGAAGTTTTGAGATTGTCGGTACCCCCCATACTGAGGTTGTGACAAGAGTTGCAGGAGATAAAGCCCGACTTGGATAGCCGGGGATCAAAATAGAGTTTCTTACCCAGTTCCACTTGAGCAAGATTAATCTCCTTGATTGGAGGGATGGGTTGGATTGGCTCACTGGCAAAAACTGCTGCAGAAGAGAGTGATGCAGCAACAAGAACAAACGGAATGACAGATGACATCGGTTTCATATTCCCCACCTACCGCTATGGAAAAGAGATGCGACCTTGTGTGCAGGGGAAACAACCGGCAAACAAGGGAGGGCTTTGGATAAACCCCTATTACAACAAGGTGAAAGCTAGAATTATACTAATTCTATGTCATTGACAATTATCAATGATAATAAAATTATTATCCTAATGAGATTGTTCACGAATTTTCAGGGGCGGCGCTGACTTTGTCAGCCCAAGGTAAAGATCTGGCATTAACTGCAAGTCATGTACAATCAGTGTCAAATCCATAATTCTATAGCTTTTATAATTCTCCACTCACAAACAATTTTTAGATCCCTGTATGGTACATAATCGTCAAGCCGAGTCTCGCCCCCACACTGACCGCCGGGACTGGCATAATCTGCATAAAATGCTGCCTTATCTTTGGAATTACCGGGGTCGGGCGCTGTTGGCTCTTGGCTGCCTGGTATTCGCCAAGATGGCCAATGTCGGCATTCCCATGATACTCAAAGAGATTGTCGATCTGCTGGACCGCCAGGACAGTCTGGAGCTGGTGTTACCGGTTTCACTGTTGTTGGCCTATGGCGTGCTGCGGCTGAGCAGCTCACTGTTCAATGAGCTGCGGGATATCGTCTTTGCGCGGGTTCGCTATCATGCCATGCGTCGCCTCTCGACCGAGGTCCTGACTCACCTGCATCAGCTCTCACTGCGTTTCCACCTCGAACGCCGGACCGGGGCGATCAGCAGAGACCTGGAGCGGGGGACCCGCAGCGTCAGCTCGATTCTCAACTATATGGTTTTCAGCATCATTCCGATGCTGGTGGAGTTTACGCTGGTCGCCGCTATCTTGCTTGTTAACTATGATCTGGTGTTCACACTGATCACTTTTACAACGATTGGGATATTTATTGCCTTTACTTTTGTGGTGACAGAGTGGCGGATGGATTTCCGCCACACTATGAACCGCCTTGAATCCGAGTCGAATTCCCAGGCCCTGGATAGCCTGATCAACTACGAAACAGTGAAGTACTTCGGCAATGAGCAGCTGGAGTTGGATCGTTTTGACAATACCCTGAACGGGTGGGAGGAGGCGGCGGTGATGAGCCAGACCTCCATGTCTCTGCTCAACTTTGGCCAGGGGGCGATTATTGGCCTGGGCGTTACCGTCATTATGTTTTTTGCTACCCAAGGGGTGGTCGATGATTCCATGACCATTGGCGATCTGGTGCTGGTCAACGCCTTCCTGTTGCAACTTTTTATTCCGCTCAGCTTCCTTGGCATGGTCTACCGTCAGATCAAATATTCACTGGCGGATATGGATTTGATTTTCAAACTGATGGAGCGGTCGCCA
Proteins encoded in this region:
- a CDS encoding ABCB family ABC transporter ATP-binding protein/permease, coding for MVHNRQAESRPHTDRRDWHNLHKMLPYLWNYRGRALLALGCLVFAKMANVGIPMILKEIVDLLDRQDSLELVLPVSLLLAYGVLRLSSSLFNELRDIVFARVRYHAMRRLSTEVLTHLHQLSLRFHLERRTGAISRDLERGTRSVSSILNYMVFSIIPMLVEFTLVAAILLVNYDLVFTLITFTTIGIFIAFTFVVTEWRMDFRHTMNRLESESNSQALDSLINYETVKYFGNEQLELDRFDNTLNGWEEAAVMSQTSMSLLNFGQGAIIGLGVTVIMFFATQGVVDDSMTIGDLVLVNAFLLQLFIPLSFLGMVYRQIKYSLADMDLIFKLMERSPEIVDRPDASALQLNGGEIRFESVNFSYQPDRKILHGVDFTIRPGEKVAVVGHSGAGKSTLSRLLFRFYDVSAGRLLIDSQDIRDVTQESLREAIGIVPQDTVLFNDTIYYNLAYGRLDATREEIEMAAEMAHIREFIDSLPLGYETLVGERGLKLSGGEKQRIAIARAILKRPRILVFDEATSSLDTKTEQAIQETMGQVAENHTTLVIAHRLSTVVDADRILVMEKGQIVEQGTHRQLLDIGGIYRDMWLLQQEERDALLQETE
- a CDS encoding cytochrome-c peroxidase, coding for MSSVIPFVLVAASLSSAAVFASEPIQPIPPIKEINLAQVELGKKLYFDPRLSKSGFISCNSCHNLSMGGTDNLKTSIGHKWQQGPINSPTVLNSSMNLAQFWDGRAKDLKEQAGGPIANPGEMAFTHGLAIDVLTSIPAYVTEFKQVFGSEKVNIDMVTQAIAEFEKTLVTPNSRFDQWLLGDKDAITATELAGYTLFKESGCVACHNGPAVGGSSFQKMGVVEPYKTSNSAVGLSAVTGKDADRFVFKVPTLRNVEMTYPYFHDGEGANLTEAVDIMGRLQLGKNYTEKENASIVAFLKTLTGDQPSFLMPILPASTAMTPPPKPFD